One region of Juglans microcarpa x Juglans regia isolate MS1-56 chromosome 7S, Jm3101_v1.0, whole genome shotgun sequence genomic DNA includes:
- the LOC121240508 gene encoding asparagine synthetase [glutamine-hydrolyzing] 1-like, with translation MCGILAVLGCSDDSLAKRVRVLELSRRLKHRGPDWSGLHQHGDCFLSHQRLAIVDPASGDQPLFNEDKSIVVTVNGEIYNHEDLRKHLSNHKFRTGSDCEVITHLYEEYGENFVDMLDGVFTFVLLDTRDNSFMVARDAVGVNSLYIGWGLDGSIWISSELKGLNDECEHFESFPPGHLYSSKQAGLRQWYNPPWFSEAIPSTPYDPLALRRAFERAVIKRLMTDVPFGVLLSGGLDSSLVASITARHLARTKAARQWGAQLTSFCVGLEGSPDLKAAKEVADYLGTVHHEFHFTVQDGIDAIEEVIYHAETYDVTTIRASTPMFLMARKIKSLGVKMVISGEGSDEIFGGYLYFHKAPNKEEFHRETCRKIKALHQYDCLRANKSSFAWGLEARVPFLDKEFINIAMDIDPQYKMIKREEGRIEKWVLRKAFDDEEHPYLPKHILYRQKEQFSDGVGYSWIDGLKAHTAQHVTEKMMVNAARIFPHNTPTTKEAYYYRTIFERFFPQNSARLSVPGGASVACSTAKAVEWDASWSNNLDPSGRAALGVHLSAYDRQVSSVSPSIPEIIDNVPLKMEVNHLGVAIQS, from the exons ATGTGTGGAATACTTGCTGTTCTTGGCTGCTCCGATGACTCTCTGGCCAAAAGGGTTCGCGTCCTCGAGCTTTCCCGCAG ACTGAAGCACCGTGGTCCAGATTGGAGCGGGCTGCACCAGCATGGGGATTGCTTTTTGTCCCACCAACGTTTGGCAATTGTTGATCCCGCTTCTGGTGATCAACCTCTGTTCAATGAGGACAAGTCAATTGTTGTCACG GTGAATGGAGAGATTTATAATCATGAAGATCTGAGGAAGCATCTGTCGAATCACAAGTTTCGAACTGGCAGTGATTGTGAAGTTATTACCCACCTG TACGAAGAGTATGGGGAGAATTTTGTGGACATGTTGGACGGCGTGTTTACTTTTGTTTTACTGGATACCCGAGACAACAGTTTCATGGTAGCCCGTGATGCTGTAGGGGTCAATTCCCTCTATATTGGTTGGGGTCTTGATG GCTCCATTTGGATATCATCAGAGCTTAAAGGTTTAAATGATGAATGTGAACATTTTGAGAGCTTTCCTCCTGGTCACTTGTACTCGAGCAAACAAGCTGGACTTAGGCAATGGTACAATCCTCCTTGGTTCTCTGAGGCTATTCCATCAACCCCATATGATCCACTTGCGCTGAGACGTGCTTTTGAAAGA GCTGTAATCAAACGGCTGATGACCGACGTGCCTTTCGGTGTTCTGCTGTCTGGGGGCCTTGACTCATCTTTGGTTGCCTCCATCACTGCCCGCCATTTGGCCAGGACCAAAGCTGCAAGGCAATGGGGAGCACAACTCACCTCATTTTGTGTGGGCTTAGAG GGTTCTCCAGATCTGAAGGCTGCAAAAGAGGTTGCAGATTATTTGGGCACAGTTCATCATGAATTTCACTTTACCGTTCAG GATGGGATTGATGCCATTGAAGAGGTTATCTACCATGCTGAAACCTATGATGTTACAACAATAAGAGCAAGTACCCCTATGTTTCTTATGGCACGTAAGATTAAATCGCTAGGAGTGAAGATGGTGATTTCTGGTGAAGGTTCTGACGAGATTTTTGGTGGGTATTTGTACTTCCATAAAGCACCCAACAAGGAAGAGTTCCACCGAGAAACATGCCGAAAG ATCAAGGCACTCCACCAGTATGATTGCCTTAGAGCCAATAAATCGTCATTTGCATGGGGTTTGGAAGCTCGAGTCCCCTTTCTAGACAAGGAATTCATTAATATTGCCATGGATATTGATCCTCAGTATAAGATG ATAAAACGAGAAGAAGGACGCATTGAGAAATGGGTTCTGAGGAAGGCCTTCGATGATGAGGAGCATCCTTATCTGCCTAAG CACATTTTGTACAGGCAGAAAGAACAATTCAGTGATGGAGTTGGCTATAGCTGGATTGATGGTCTCAAAGCCCATACTGCTCAGcat GTGACTGAAAAGATGATGGTTAATGCTGCACGCATTTTCCCACACAACACACCCACCACAAAAGAAGCCTACTACTACAGGACCATTTTTGAGAGGTTCTTCCCACAG AACTCGGCCAGGCTTAGTGTCCCCGGTGGAGCGAGTGTAGCCTGCAGCACAGCTAAAGCTGTTGAGTGGGATGCTTCATGGTCCAACAATCTTGATCCTTCAGGCAGGGCTGCTTTAGGAGTCCATCTTTCTGCTTATGACAGGCAGGTCTCCTCAGTTAGCCCTAGCATACCAGAGATTATCGATAATGTACCTCTGAAGATGGAAGTTAACCATCTGGGAGTTGCGATCCAAAGCTAG